In Xenopus laevis strain J_2021 chromosome 2S, Xenopus_laevis_v10.1, whole genome shotgun sequence, a genomic segment contains:
- the LOC121400379 gene encoding uncharacterized protein F54H12.2-like, which yields MAFVHDTSVEYAKSELDIFQIPPTQTSIEKSLYVEVQPITALADNAPLEFFISGSGEYYYDLNNTLLHVVCRIVNPDNTPIPDGSRVTLINYPIASLFNQLDITLGDTLISRSDNLYTYRAYIESLINYNSQTLAAQFTAGLFYKDTAGHHDDRALDGRNTGFNKRSQYTARSRSVELMGPIYGDIFNQPKLILNGLDLKIKLTRNKDSFCIMSAEAGHFKVQIQHASLFVKRVQVSPAVRIGHSRALLTANAKYSIDRASLKVYSIPAGTRISNHENLFLGNIPKTVILAFVDNDAFSGNYQKNPLCFNHYNVNYAALYLDGQQIPAKPFQSNFQGESAVREYMSLVHISGKQKADNALSVDRSEFLNGYTLFAFDLSPDQEPGGHFSLVKTGNLRAEIRFAEPVLNTINMIVYAVHENIIEINNRREVLYDFQ from the coding sequence ATGGCTTTTGTGCATGACACCTCCGTTGAGTACGCAAAATCAGAGTTGGATATATTTCAAATACCACCTACGCAGACAAGCATAGAAAAATCGCTTTATGTGGAGGTACAACCAATCACTGCCCTTGCCGATAACGCTCCTTTGGAGTTCTTCATCTCTGGCAGCGGTGAATATTATTATGACCTCAATAACACTCTGTTACACGTCGTTTGCCGAATCGTTAACCCGGATAACACACCCATACCTGACGGATCCCGCGTTACACTTATTAACTACCCTATTGCTAGCCTTTTTAACCAATTGGACATAACGCTGGGCGACACGTTGATTTCCCGAAGTGACAACCTGTATACGTATAGAGCCTATATTGAATCCCTAATAAATTATAATTCACAAACTTTGGCGGCGCAATTTACGGCCGGTTTATTCTATAAAGACACAGCCGGTCATCATGATGACCGGGCTCTCGACGGTCGAAACACTGGTTTCAACAAGCGCTCGCAGTATACCGCACGCTCCAGAAGTGTGGAATTAATGGGGCCCATTTACGGTGATATATTTAATCAACCTAAGCTAATACTGAACGGGCTAGATCTAAAGATAAAgttgaccagaaataaagactctttCTGTATTATGTCTGCCGAGGCGGGTCATTTTAAAGTCCAGATACAGCACGCATCGCTGTTTGTCAAAAGAGTTCAAGTATCTCCAGCTGTGAGAATCGGCCACAGTCGTGCCCTGTTAACCGCTAACGCTAAGTATTCGATCGATCGAGCGTCGCTTAAAGTGTACAGTATACCGGCAGGCACCCGCATATCCAACCATGAAAACCTCTTTCTCGGAAACATTCCAAAAACGGTAATACTAGCGTTTGTGGACAACGACGCATTTTCGGGGAATTATCAAAAAAACCCTTTGTGCTTCAATCACTATAATGTGAATTACGCAGCTTTATATTTGGACGGTCAACAAATACCCGCAAAGCCTTTTCAATCCAATTTTCAAGGCGAATCAGCTGTTCGGGAATATATGTCACTCGTGCATATTTCGGGTAAACAAAAGGCTGACAACGCTTTATCCGTGGATCGGTCTGAATTTTTGAACGGTTACACCTTGTTCGCTTTTGATTTGTCACCGGATCAAGAACCTGGCGGACATTTCTCTCTAGTAAAAACTGGAAACCTCAGAGCCGAAATTAGATTTGCTGAACCGGTGTTAAACACTATTAACATGATTGTTTACGCCGTTCATGAGAACATTATTGAAATTAATAATAGAAGGGaggttttatatgattttcagtaA